A genomic window from Anthocerotibacter panamensis C109 includes:
- a CDS encoding site-specific integrase — translation MGKNSQKLGKLLTPEAFATLLAQANHELDAARCRVVIEQVGQRLHLRGTLPPKPRSGKTAPTQQRISLGVAATVEGLKRATAEARKVSALLDLKEFSWEPYLRKKEEAIPESPSARTVGQLLQEFESDYFTHRARTTSKEHTFLVEYRRPLSKLPQERTLERESCLALIRQHDPDSRTRLRMATALGHLARFAGDEALAQELLGLRGGWRSAEHEIKDLPSDKTIQECWASIPATSAAWKWAYGMLATYGLRPHEIWHLDITELEAGGQVVKVGNHTKTGRREVWPCHPEWIEMFDLRAVQVPPSSKAGSGNADIGHRVAVQFQRYKIPHHPYALRHAYAVRLIGYGIADTVAARWMGHTAQVHQSIYHDFLGRANHEEIFNRALARPDRPIPPGLSGLEGE, via the coding sequence GTGGGCAAAAATAGTCAAAAGCTAGGCAAGCTACTGACCCCTGAAGCATTTGCCACGCTCCTAGCCCAGGCGAACCATGAGCTAGATGCGGCGCGGTGCCGGGTCGTCATTGAGCAGGTCGGCCAGCGGCTCCATCTACGGGGTACGCTCCCCCCGAAGCCAAGGAGTGGAAAGACTGCCCCCACTCAGCAGCGCATCAGTCTGGGGGTCGCTGCCACGGTGGAAGGGCTCAAGAGGGCGACCGCCGAGGCCCGGAAAGTTTCAGCGCTTTTGGACCTGAAAGAATTCTCATGGGAGCCATACCTGCGTAAGAAAGAGGAGGCCATCCCCGAGTCCCCCAGTGCCCGTACGGTGGGGCAGCTACTCCAGGAGTTTGAGAGTGACTATTTCACGCACCGTGCACGGACTACCAGCAAAGAGCACACATTCCTGGTTGAATACCGTCGCCCGTTGAGCAAGCTCCCCCAGGAACGAACCCTAGAGCGCGAGTCATGCCTTGCCTTGATCCGCCAACACGACCCCGATAGTCGGACCCGCCTGCGTATGGCGACGGCGCTGGGCCACTTGGCCCGCTTCGCTGGGGATGAGGCCCTCGCACAGGAACTGCTGGGGCTACGCGGCGGCTGGAGGTCGGCAGAGCATGAGATTAAAGACCTCCCCAGCGACAAAACTATCCAGGAGTGCTGGGCCAGTATCCCTGCCACGAGTGCCGCCTGGAAATGGGCCTATGGAATGCTTGCCACCTATGGCTTGCGGCCTCACGAAATCTGGCACCTAGACATCACTGAGCTAGAGGCTGGGGGGCAGGTGGTGAAAGTGGGCAATCACACCAAAACCGGACGGCGAGAAGTGTGGCCGTGCCACCCAGAATGGATAGAGATGTTTGACTTGCGGGCGGTGCAGGTGCCACCCTCTAGCAAGGCAGGAAGCGGTAACGCAGATATAGGCCACCGGGTAGCTGTCCAGTTTCAACGGTACAAAATCCCGCACCATCCCTATGCCCTACGCCATGCCTATGCTGTGCGGTTGATTGGCTACGGCATCGCAGACACCGTAGCTGCTCGGTGGATGGGCCATACGGCGCAGGTCCATCAAAGCATCTATCACGATTTCTTAGGACGGGCAAACCACGAGGAAATTTTTAACCGTGCGCTAGCAAGACCAGACCGACCCATACCCCCCGGCCTATCTGGGCTAGAGGGGGAATGA
- a CDS encoding ParA family protein — protein sequence MTISVAVFNLKGGTTKSTTTLNLGAALALLKLKVVLLDLDGQRTLSFGLGVDGKQPTVLDWFDRNEPFEPLILNKYLSIVPGDLDIFRWQPRRESFQQVLRQLTGYQVVLFDCPPSLVAITGQVLLHTDRVLLPTLCEPASLKGVSEAVNLIRRSRDIPIEILRTRYRPRLVQTQQADETLVEGAGDLGYRLLYTTIPENVAVSEAIGAQQPVSMYAPKSPGAVAYQALAKECRKLWGVQ from the coding sequence ATGACAATTTCTGTCGCTGTTTTTAACCTCAAAGGAGGGACAACCAAAAGCACCACGACCCTGAATCTAGGGGCAGCACTCGCTTTGCTCAAGCTAAAGGTGGTGCTTTTGGATCTAGATGGGCAGCGTACCCTGTCTTTTGGATTGGGTGTGGACGGAAAGCAGCCCACAGTGTTGGATTGGTTCGACAGGAATGAACCTTTTGAACCTTTGATCCTGAACAAGTACCTAAGCATCGTGCCTGGAGACCTTGACATATTTCGGTGGCAGCCGCGACGCGAAAGCTTTCAACAAGTGCTGCGTCAGCTTACAGGCTATCAGGTAGTACTCTTCGACTGCCCACCCTCGCTGGTAGCTATCACCGGGCAAGTTCTCCTTCATACCGACCGCGTACTCCTACCAACGCTGTGTGAACCAGCCAGTCTCAAGGGAGTTTCAGAGGCAGTAAATCTTATTCGCCGCAGCCGGGACATCCCCATCGAGATTCTCAGGACGCGCTATCGTCCGCGATTGGTGCAGACTCAGCAGGCTGATGAGACTCTGGTTGAGGGGGCTGGAGACTTAGGGTACCGTCTCTTGTACACTACCATCCCGGAGAATGTGGCCGTAAGCGAAGCTATCGGCGCCCAGCAACCCGTGAGCATGTATGCTCCGAAGTCCCCTGGGGCAGTAGCTTATCAGGCCCTAGCGAAAGAGTGCCGCAAGTTATGGGGGGTCCAGTAG